The Oncorhynchus masou masou isolate Uvic2021 unplaced genomic scaffold, UVic_Omas_1.1 unplaced_scaffold_10346, whole genome shotgun sequence DNA window AGGACATTTTAGCCTCAACGTTACGAAATGGAAATGAAATCCAACACTGGTACTCGGTAAAGCAATTGCTTATGCCCCATACAAGTGATGTACATATGACACAACGGATATGTTTTTGTATTAGAATGTCTGATGAGTTTTGTCTGGCCCGGTTACGTCTTACACAAATCAAGCCAACTAATTCACACCTGGCTGGTATTGTGAGTGAACGGCTCATCCTTTTACCTTGCTGATCTCGAAGCCGAACACCTCCTCGAAGTAGGCCGGCTGGCTGATGAGGAGCAGGTAGAAAGTCCAGCTCCTGCAGAAGTTGGCCACGATGATAGCATAGACGGGCATTGAGGTGAAGAACTTCCTCCATGGAGTCTTGTATTTCTGCAGAGCCATAGTTGTGTATAGCAGAACACATGTCAGTTAGTTGGAtacgtggagaagaggaggagaaggaggagaaagaggagaactCACGCTAGCAGGACCGAAGAGTTCTTGACCCTCTCCGATGCTCTCCTCGATGTAACGTCTCTCCTCGGCGGTGATGGTGGGGTGAACCTCTGGGCTCTCATAGGACACCAGGATCCAGAACATGTACCAGAACATCCCAAAGCAGCCTagagcgagagaccgagaccgagaccgagacagagacagagagacagagagacagagagagagcgagaccacaGATATAACATATATTAATATGGAGTAGGGAGTGAAAGATACTATGATACCATACACTTATACATATCACATATATATACCTACATATATATATCACCATATTACACACTATAGGCTATATAGTggaagacagagagcagagagttaTATTACTGTAAAAATCTGATTAATAAAATATGAGGTATATGGATATTTCTGGTTTATTCCTGATTTCTTAGTCAACAGACACAAATAAAGTCAAATAGACAATCATGTCTCAAAAGATCCCCCTAGGACAAGACTGA harbors:
- the LOC135528791 gene encoding vesicular glutamate transporter 2.1-like, yielding GVTYPACHGIWSKWAPPLERSRLATTSFCGSYAGCFGMFWYMFWILVSYESPEVHPTITAEERRYIEESIGEGQELFGPASKYKTPWRKFFTSMPVYAIIVANFCRSWTFYLLLISQPAYFEEVFGFEISKVGMVSALPHLVMTIIVPIGGQLADWLRTRNILSTTTVRKIMNCG